The window CGGCATCCGTGCGGTCGTTCTTGTCCCGCTTCCGGTAGGGCCGCACGTACTGGGGCGCCATCAGCCGAGCCTCATGCCCCAGCTTCTGCAGCTGCCGGGCCCAGTGGTGCGCCCCGCCACAGGCCTCTATGCCCACCAGACAAGGGGGCAACTTCGCAAAAAACTTCAGAAACCGCCCCCGGGTCAACCGACGCCGCAGCACCACCTCGCCCTGCGCATCCACACCACAGACCTCGAACACTTTCTTTGCCAAATCTACGCCAACTCGGTTAATCTCGCTCATGGACTCTTCCTCCTCTGTTCGATTGGACTTAATCACTACCAATCTGGCACATCGATGCCGTTTAGGGGGAGGGGGAGTCCATACCATTACGGCAATCCGGGCGGCATCCGTGTTTCCACTGAAGTCGCCCGGATGAAACGCAGCGAAATCGGGGAAAGCGGTGCCATGAATCCCGGATTCCGGCCTGTGGCCTGCATCCGGGCTACCTGCTGTGGGTGAGGCGTGAGGAGACGGATGATGGCATTCTGACGCCTGATCCCTCACCCCTCACTCCCACGCAGCTCGCGTACCCACAGCGAGGTCGCGCCCGCCACGCCGGCCGGCATGGCGATGAAGTTGACGACGGGGATCATGGTCAGCAGCAGCAGGCCGCTGCCGAAGCCCAGCCCCAGCATGCGGTGCCGGTGCAGTGTCCGGCGCTGCACGCCGAACAGCAGGCGGTGGTTGGCCATCGGGTAGTCGAGGTACTCCAGCGCCAGCATCCAGGCACTGAACGCCAGCCAGAGTGCCGGGGCGGCCAGGTTGAGGCCGGGGATCAGGAAGGCGAGCCCGAACGGAATCGCCCAGAGCAGGAAATAGCCGAGCTTCTGCACCTCCGCCCAGATACTGGGCAGGATGTCGGCGAGGATCTGCTTCCAGCCGCCGGTATCTTCCAGAGACTGGCCGGTGAGGTGGCGTTCCACCGCCTCGGCCAGCACCCCGTTGAAGGGTGCGGCAATCAGGTTGGCGAGCACCGAGAAGCCATAGAACACCACCAGCAGCACGGCGCCCGCGAACAGCGGCCACAGCAGGTACTGCAGCCAGTCCAGCCAGTCCGGCAGCCAGCCGAGGAGCTGCGTCATCAGCGCATCGAAGGCGTGCCAGGCGTAGCCGATCAGCCCGCCGAAGACCAGCAGGTTGACGGCCAGCGGGATGAGCACGAAGCGGCGCAGGCGCGGCTGGCGAATCAGCCGCAGACCCGCCAGCACGTGTCCCCAGCCGCGGAGAAAGGACTTCATGCCGCGGCTTCCTCGAGCGCGACCAGGGCGCGACAGGCGAGGCGGGCGGTGCCGAAGGCGGCGTCGTTGTGGGCCGCGCGTTCCACCGGGATGCCGAGGATGCGCTCGCGGATGGCCAGCCATGCGGGATTGCGTGCACCGCCGCCGAGGCTGATCACCCGCTTCGGCCAGGGCGCGCCCAGTTCGGTGAGGCGGCGATAGCCGAGGCGCTCGATGCGTGCCAGGCCTTCCAGCAGCCCCTGGAAGAAGCGCGCGTCGTCCTTCGGGCGCGGGGTCAGGCGGGGCGACAGGTCGGGATCGGGAATCGGGAAGCGTTCGCCCGGTGCGCGCAGCGGGTAGTAGTCGAGGCAGACGCCGCGCGAGGGGTGCAGGCGAGGGGTCAGCGCCTCCATTTCGGCATCGGTAAAGAATGCCTGCAGCACGGCGCCGCCGGCGTTGGAGGCGCCGCCGGCCAGCCAGACGTCCCCCAGCCGGTGGCTGTAGACGCCCAGTTCCGGGGCGAACAGGGGCTCGGGGGACAGCAGCTTCATGACCAGCGTGCTGCCGAGCACGGTCACGGCATCACCGGGCCGGTGGGCGCCGGTGGCGATGACCGCCGCGGTGCTGTCGGTGGTGCCCACGAACACCCGGGCCGTTTCCGGCAGTCCCCAGCGCTCGGCCAGCATGGCGCCCACCGTCCCCAGCAGGGTGCCGGGCTCGACCACCTCGGGCAGCAGGGGGCGTGCCTCCGGCAGGGCTTCCAGCCACTCGGGCCAGGTACCGGCCAGCGGATCCCAGCCGAGCTTGAGGGCGTGGTGGGCGTCGGTGATGCCGTAGCGGCCGCTGAGACGTCCCAGGATCCAGTCGGTCTGGTGCAGGGCGTGGCGGGCGTCGGGCATTTCCGCCGCCAGGTCGAGCAGGCGGGCCAGGCTGGAGGTGGGCGTGGCGGCCGGGCTGTCAGGCGCCAGTGCGGCGATACGGGCCGCGGCGTCGCGGGCGGCGCTGTCGTTGTACATCCGCGCCGGGGTCAGCGGCTGGCCGGATTCGTCGGCCAGCAGCAGGGTGCCCGCGGTGCCATCGACCGAGAGGGCGGCGACATGGCCAAGGAGGTCCGGTCCCAGTGCCTGCATCACCGCGTCCAGCGCGTCCCACCAGTCTGCTGGCTTCTGGGTCACCCGGTTGTCCACGACATGGGAGGGCGGCAGCGGTGCCTCGGCACGACCCACCGGCCGGTCGTCCTCGATGACGATGCCGCGTACCCCGGAAGTGCCAAAGTCGAGTCCGAGGCAGAGTCCCATGGCGCGATCCCTCAGGGCAGGGTGACGGGTGGCGGCGGCGTCCAGTCCGGCGCCCGATGCTCGGCCACCACCGTGGTGTAGATGCCGCCGCGGACGTTGAAATCCGCGGTCAGTCGCATGAAGCGCGGGGCGCAGGCGGCGACCAGATCGGCGAGGATGCGGTTGGTCACCGCTTCATGGAAGGCCCCTTCCTCGCGGAAGGACCAGACGTACAGCTTCAGCGACTTCAGTTCCACGCACAGCCGGTCCGGCACGTACTCGATGTGCAGGGTGGCGAAGTCGGGCTGGCCGGTCTTCGGGCACAGGCAGGTGAATTCCGGCACCCGGATGCGGATGCTGTAGTCGCGCTCGGGGTTCGGATTGTCGAAGGTTTCCAGGGAACGGGAAGGGCGGGTGCTCATCCGGCCAAGATACAGGATTCATGATGCAAGATACAAGTAAACCAGTGAAAACAGGGGGGTTGCGCCGGTTTCTCGGGCGTGTTCGAGCTCGTTGCGAGCGACGGGCGGCGATCCCGCTTTCAGGGTTGCTGTCAATCCTTGTTCGACCCGGATGCATCTTGTATCTTCGCGCCCCATGCGCCTCACCAAGCTCAAGCTCGCCGGCTTCAAGTCCTTCGTCGATCCGACCACCATCCCCATTCCCAGCAACCTGGTCGGCATCGTCGGCCCGAACGGCTGCGGCAAGTCGAACACCATCGACGCCGTGCGCTGGGTCATGGGCGAGAGTTCCGCCAAGCACCTGCGCGGCGACTCCATGGCCGACGTCATCTTCAACGGCTCCAACACCCGCAAGCCGGTCGGCCAGGCCAGCGTCGAGCTGGTGTTCGACAACAGCGACGGCAAGCTCACCGGGCAGTATGCCCATTACAACGAGATTTCCATCAAGCGTCAGGTGACGCGCGACGGCCAGTCGCAGTATTTCCTCAACGGTACCCGGTGCCGACGCCGCGACATCACCGATATCTTCCTCGGCACCGGTCTCGGCCCGCGCAGCTATTCGATCATCGAGCAGGGCATGATCTCGCGTCTCATTGAGGCCAAGCCCGAGGAACTGCGCGTGTTCCTGGAGGAGGCCGCGGGCATTTCCAAGTACAAGGAACGCCGTCGGGAGACCGAGAACCGCATTCGGCACACGCGGGAAAATCTGGATCGTCTCAATGACCTGCGGGAAGAAATCGAGAAACAGCTCGACAAGCTGCAGCGCCAGGCCCGCACCGCCGAGCGTTACAAGGAACTGAAGCAGCAGGAACGCCGGCTCAAGGCCGAGCTGATCGCCCTGCGCCATCGTGCGCTGCATGCCGACATCGCCGCCCGCGAGCAGGACATCGCCCGGCGCCAGACCGCGCTGGAGGCGGTGATCGCCGACCAGCGGGCGCTGGAGGCGGCGATCGAGAAGTCGCGCGCGGCCCAGGCCGAGGCCAACGACGCCTTCAACGAGGTGCAGGGCCGCTACTACGGCCTGGGGGCCGAGATCGCGCGCATCGAGCAGGCCATCCAGCATGCCCGCGAAACCCGCCAGCGCCAGGCGCAGGAGCTGGGCAAGGCCGAGCAGGCCTGGAACGAGATCGAGGCCCACATCAGTGTGGACGGGCAGCGGCTGGAGGAACTGGCCGCCCAGCTCGCGCTGCGGCTGCCCGAGCTGGAATCCCTGCGTGGCCGGGCGGAGGCCTCGCAGGCGGCGCTGGCCGAGGCCGAGCAGGCGATGGCCGCCTGGCAGCAGGACTGGGAGGACTTCAATCGCCGCGCGCAGGAACCGCAGCGGACCGCCGAGGTCGAGCGCACCCGCATCGATCACCTGGAGCGCCAGCAGATGCAGATCGCCCAGCGGCTGGAGCGCATCGCCGAGGAGCGCGAGCGACTGAATAGCGAGGCGCTGGAGGCCGAGATCGGCGAACTGGAGGCCGAGGCGGCGCGGCGCGCCGAGCAGGCGACGGCGCTGGAAGCGAAGCTGGAGACGGTGCGTGGCCGCATCGCCGGGTTGCGCGAGCAGGTGCAGCAGCAGTCCGCCGAACTCGACGACGCCCGCAATGCCTTCCGCGAGGCGCGTGCGCGGCTGGTATCGCTGGAGGCCCTGCAGCGGGCGGCGCTGGGCGAGGACGACGGCCTGGTGCAGGGCTGGCTCAACAGCCAGGGCCTGGCCGACGCGCCGCGGCTGGCACAGGAGATCGAGGTCGCCGACGGCTGGGAGTGCGCCGTGGAGACGGTGCTGGGGGATACCCTCGAGGCCGTCTGTGTGGACGACCTGGCCGCAGTCGCGCCGGCGCTGGCCGGACTGGACACGGGCCGGGTGGCGCTGATCGAGCGCCGCGCCGCCGGCGGCGCCGGGGCGGGGGCATCGCCGCTGCTGGACAAGGTCCGCGCCCCGTTC of the Thiohalobacter sp. genome contains:
- a CDS encoding IS110 family transposase, which gives rise to MSEINRVGVDLAKKVFEVCGVDAQGEVVLRRRLTRGRFLKFFAKLPPCLVGIEACGGAHHWARQLQKLGHEARLMAPQYVRPYRKRDKNDRTDA
- the cysZ gene encoding sulfate transporter CysZ is translated as MKSFLRGWGHVLAGLRLIRQPRLRRFVLIPLAVNLLVFGGLIGYAWHAFDALMTQLLGWLPDWLDWLQYLLWPLFAGAVLLVVFYGFSVLANLIAAPFNGVLAEAVERHLTGQSLEDTGGWKQILADILPSIWAEVQKLGYFLLWAIPFGLAFLIPGLNLAAPALWLAFSAWMLALEYLDYPMANHRLLFGVQRRTLHRHRMLGLGFGSGLLLLTMIPVVNFIAMPAGVAGATSLWVRELRGSEG
- a CDS encoding FGGY-family carbohydrate kinase; protein product: MGLCLGLDFGTSGVRGIVIEDDRPVGRAEAPLPPSHVVDNRVTQKPADWWDALDAVMQALGPDLLGHVAALSVDGTAGTLLLADESGQPLTPARMYNDSAARDAAARIAALAPDSPAATPTSSLARLLDLAAEMPDARHALHQTDWILGRLSGRYGITDAHHALKLGWDPLAGTWPEWLEALPEARPLLPEVVEPGTLLGTVGAMLAERWGLPETARVFVGTTDSTAAVIATGAHRPGDAVTVLGSTLVMKLLSPEPLFAPELGVYSHRLGDVWLAGGASNAGGAVLQAFFTDAEMEALTPRLHPSRGVCLDYYPLRAPGERFPIPDPDLSPRLTPRPKDDARFFQGLLEGLARIERLGYRRLTELGAPWPKRVISLGGGARNPAWLAIRERILGIPVERAAHNDAAFGTARLACRALVALEEAAA
- the queF gene encoding preQ(1) synthase; translated protein: MSTRPSRSLETFDNPNPERDYSIRIRVPEFTCLCPKTGQPDFATLHIEYVPDRLCVELKSLKLYVWSFREEGAFHEAVTNRILADLVAACAPRFMRLTADFNVRGGIYTTVVAEHRAPDWTPPPPVTLP
- the smc gene encoding chromosome segregation protein SMC, with translation MRLTKLKLAGFKSFVDPTTIPIPSNLVGIVGPNGCGKSNTIDAVRWVMGESSAKHLRGDSMADVIFNGSNTRKPVGQASVELVFDNSDGKLTGQYAHYNEISIKRQVTRDGQSQYFLNGTRCRRRDITDIFLGTGLGPRSYSIIEQGMISRLIEAKPEELRVFLEEAAGISKYKERRRETENRIRHTRENLDRLNDLREEIEKQLDKLQRQARTAERYKELKQQERRLKAELIALRHRALHADIAAREQDIARRQTALEAVIADQRALEAAIEKSRAAQAEANDAFNEVQGRYYGLGAEIARIEQAIQHARETRQRQAQELGKAEQAWNEIEAHISVDGQRLEELAAQLALRLPELESLRGRAEASQAALAEAEQAMAAWQQDWEDFNRRAQEPQRTAEVERTRIDHLERQQMQIAQRLERIAEERERLNSEALEAEIGELEAEAARRAEQATALEAKLETVRGRIAGLREQVQQQSAELDDARNAFREARARLVSLEALQRAALGEDDGLVQGWLNSQGLADAPRLAQEIEVADGWECAVETVLGDTLEAVCVDDLAAVAPALAGLDTGRVALIERRAAGGAGAGASPLLDKVRAPFDLGAVLSGIHVAESLDEALALRARLAPHESVVTRDGVWLSPAWVRISRTQDARSGVLQREKEINELEKSSQEISRQIETLSAALESARERLAEAEAERDQVQAQVNQAHRDHSEVRSRLDARRSRLEQARNRLEGLAREAAELEEQRSRAGEEHESARRRLHEALAAMETLAEERTRREAEREELRARLEAARAQAQADRDAAHGLDVQIESMRTAQASTRENLERMQGQQVHLRQRREELREALAGGEAPLAEQEAELAALLEKRSAVETDLAEARRRLEAIEHELREQEQKRAAAEREVQDQREQLSQARMAWQEIKVRADTLIEQLAETGFELEALQNALPEDADLAVWEREVEDMERRIQRLGPINLAAIEEFEEESERKRYLDAQHADLTEALETLEDAIRKIDRETRTRFKETFDKVNAGLQRMFPRLFGGGHAYLELTGEDLLDTGVAVMARPPGKRNSTIHLLSGGEKALTAVALVFAIFELNPSPFCMLDEVDAPLDDANVGRFCDLVREMSERVQFIFITHNKITMELANQLTGVTMHEPGVSRLVAVDIDEAARMAAM